The genomic stretch CGGACACGCTCGTCGCGCTCGGACAGCTTGCTCAATTCCATCTTGCGCGGATGCGCTCGGTGCGTTTGCTCCCGACCATCGCGATCGGCGGCGCGGCTGGCAAAACCACTACCAAGGAACTCACCGCGGCGGCGGCGCGCACCGTCTTCGGCGACACGCTCGCGACAGTCGGCAATCTCAATAATCGCATCGGCGTTCCGATGACAATTTTCACGCTCGCCAGCGCGCATCGCGCCGCAGTGCTCGAATGCGGCACCAACTTGCGCGGCGAGATCGACGCCCTCGCGCAGATCGTCCAGCCCGATTGCGCGCTCGTGCTCAACGTCGATCTCGAGCACACCGCAGGCATCGGCACGCTCGACGACGTCGCCGACGAAGAGGCGGCGCTGTTCTCGACCACGCGGCGATGCGCGATCACGTCGTCGGAAGAACCGCTGGTGCTCGCAAGAATTCCGGCTCGTTTGCAGCGGCTCACGTTCGGCAAGTCGCCGGACTCCGATGTCAGGCTCGAAAGTCGAACTGTCGGCGCGAATGGACGCGCGAGAATCCGCATCGCGCTCGGCCCCGCGCTCTGCCGCGACGACGATGCCCGCCGTCTCGACCTCCAGATCGATCTCCTCGGCGAAACCGCCGCGCTCAACTGCGCCGCCGCGATCGCCGGCGTCGCCGCGATGCGCGGTGAACCACTGACAGCGGGCGAACTTCGCGCGATCGCCGATGCGCTGGCAGTCGTGCAACCTGTAGCTGGACGCCTCGCGACCAGCTCGATTCGCGGCATCCGCGTGATCGACGATACCTATAACTCCAACCCCCGCTCGATTCGCGCAGCGCTCGCCGCCGCGCGCGAAGTCGCCGACGGACTTGGCGCGCGCTTGGTGATCGCGATGGGCGATATGCTCGAATTGGGTGCGATGTCGCGTGAGGCGCACGAAGCGAGCGTTCGCGACGTGATCGATTTGCGGCCTGCTGCGTTTGTGGCCGTAGGTCCCGAAATGTGCGCCGCGAAGGAGGTGATCGCCGCCAGCAGTACGACGATGCTAGTCACGGCGCCGGACAGCGCCGCCGCCGCAAAATTGATCGCATCGATCGTGCGCGCGGGCGACGTCTTGCTGATCAAGGGTTCGCGCGGGATGGCGATGGAGCGCATCCTCGATTCGCTCCGCACCCCTTAGGCATTTCTACTCTTCCAGAATATCCGCGAGATGCTTCAGACTCTCCGCGTCTCCAATCGCGACCAGATGATCTCCCTCTTTCACGATCGTGCCCGGGTCTGGAATTATCGAGATCGGATCATCGCCGCGCTTCAGCGCGACCACTCGGAGCTTCGCAGTTCCGCGCTCGACTGCCTCGATCGTCTTCCCCACCGCATGACTGCCCGGCTCGATCTCAATTTCCTCCAGATCGATCTCGTCGCCATGCCCCGGCGTCGCCAGTTCGAGAAAATCCACCACCGCCGGCCGCAGAATCATCGACGCGATCCGCATCCCGCCCCGCTGATAGGCCGAGATCACCTGGTTCGCGCCCGCCGACTTGAGCCGCCGGAGTCCCGTTTCCGATTCTCCGCGCGCGTGAATCGCGATACCAGGATTTTTCTCGCGCGCCGACAGCGTGATGTACACATTGTCGGCGTCGGAATCGGTCGCCACCACGATCGCGCGCGCCGACTGTATCCCCGCCTCCTCCAGAATTTCGTCCTCCAGCGCTGACCCGTTGACGTGCAACACCTCAAGGCGCGACAACTCTTTTTCGAGCGCCGGATTCGACTCGATCACCACCACCGGCACGTCGTGCCGCTTCAGTTCCTCGGTGACCACGCGGCCGAAGCGCCCGAACCCGCAAACGATCACGTGCTTTTCCAACTGATGGATTTTTCGTTGCATCGCGCTGATCCCCAGGAAATCTCTGAGCTGACCTTCGATCACAACCTCGGCCGCCACCGCCAGCAGGTACAATCCCGTTCCGACGCCGGTGACGATCAACACCATCGTGAAGATTTGGCCCTCCGCGCTGAGCGGCTTCACTTCGCGATAGCCGACCGTCGAAATCGTAATTACCGACATGTAGAGCGCGTCGAGGAACGTCATCTCCTCGATCAAGATGTAGCCCGCGGCTCCCGCGCCCAGCAGAACTACTATCCCGGTAATCGCAAATAGGAGTCGGCGCGCCGGACTGCCTAAAAATCCGGACTGCGGCGCAGAGTCCGATCCTGCCCGCGATCGATTTGCGTTCGCTCCGCGATTTTCCTTCTGCGCCATATCCGCTTCTCGGCTAAACTCTGCCCCCGCGGCGACTTGGCATCGCGCTCGTCTGCAACCGCCGCCTCGCTCGCCGTTATACTCGCGAGCCTCGCGACAAAACGAAAGCGGCCGCCTTTCGGCAGCCGCTATCACCATTCGCTCGATCGCTCAACGCGAATCTTAACGCCGCATCGACTCGCTCTCGATCGACCGGTTCAACTCCACACGGTCCAGATCACGCAAATCGCTGGTCGGCCGCATCAAAATCCAATCGCCATCCAGTAGAACCCGTCATTCGGCTTCTGCGTCACCAGCGCTCCGCCGATCCGATCCGATCGAAACACGCCGACGGTCCGCGTCAGACTCACCACGTCGATGATCACCTTGCCGGTGTTCACCGCCGTTGAGTTCGACAGCGCCGCCATCGTCCACAGGCACGAATTGGGAAACGCCAGCGGCCACGTCACTTGATACGTCGTATTCAGATCGAGTCCGCCGCCTGGAAATTGCGACCCCCATTCGACGATCGCCGACACCGCGCCGCGATTTATGTCCGCGACCGGGATCTTCAAGTACCCGTTGCCGTCGATCGATCCCACGAAACGGGTCATGAACGACTGCAACACCTCGATACTCGCGATATTGATGTCCTGGCGCTGCTTCAGAAATGACGTCCGGTTGGCCAGTTGCTGATGCGGCTGGTTCGCGATGCCGATTCCGTCGAAGCCCGCGTCGATCGCCGCGCCCTCGACCGGATCGGTCGCCTGAATCTCGTACACCTCATTCGCAATGTATATTGGGGTATCGACTAGTGTAGCCATTGACTACCTCAGAAAGTCAGCGTCCAGGTGCCACTGAGACTCATGCCTGTAGTAAATAGTATTGGCGCGATAGTCTTTCGCGCGATCATCGGGGTCGGCGCCGTCGCACCCGGCAATCCAACTGCCGCACGATTCGCAAACAGTGCCAGTTCCTGAATAGTCAGTCCCAGCGCGCCCGTATCTGTTCCACTGAGCGACCAGTCGAGTGCCACCGCGCCGTTCCCGTCCAGCGTGTGGCTATCAAGCGCCTTGTAATACGCCGGCGCCGTCAGCGTGGTGTCGTTTACCATCGGCGGATTCGATCCCGATGCAAACCCGATCGCCGACGCAAACTCGCCGGCCGTATCGCCACCCAGCAATGACGCCAGCGCCGGACGGCCGGCGTACACGAACAGGTTTCGGCCTTCGTATGCCCAAACCAGCCTGCCCGCTTCGACCAGGCGGATTCTAACAATTCCAACCGGCCTTCCCATCTTAACCTCCGTGTAAAACCGCCGCGCCATTCAACGTCAGCGCTGAATCCGCGAGTATCGGTTCGTTGGCGCCATATGTAATTCCGCTGTGCCGGTAATGGCCGTCATAAAGCGGCATGATCGGACCGATCTGATCGCCGAGCGACTGTGCTCCGATCGTAATGACTAGTGCGCCATCGCGCGGCGCCGGCGCCGCGTCGAGCTGGTCCCGCGCGTCCCCATCCAGCGTGAAGCTATCGTTGGGAAGCGGCGCTTCATCCACGATTGGTGGCGGCGAAAACCAAATCGAATCGAGCCGCGAGCGCGCCGGCCTGAAGAAATCGATCGCCGCCCGCGCCAACGCGATCGCCGCCCCCTCCACTTCCTGGCCGTCCTTCAGATTGATGACCACCCGGAACACCGACCAGCCCTGGCTCGCCGGATATGCATTCCCGCCCCACGTCGCCTGCCCCTCCAGCAGATCGACGGCGGTCCATCCGAGCGCGCCAAGCGCGCGCTTGATCGCGAACGGAGTCCCGCGAAGTCGATGCAGCGGGATCGCGACCTTCAGCAAATCGCGTTGCGCCAGGTCGACCAGGCCTCCGCCTACTACAACGCCCTCGGCCTCGATCAGGTTGTCGATATCGATCAGCAGATCGATATTCGTAAGCGCATCGACGCCAACCGTAAGCGGCGCGACCAACTGCCAGAGCGGTGACAGAACGTCGAACTGCCACGCGAGAAACGGCAGCGCGCTCTCGGGCACTGAATCGATTCGATAAACTAGCAACGGCGCCAGTTCGAGCGCGCCCAGCCGCTTGATCAGCACCAGCAAGGACTGCGTGCGCAGATCGTTTATCGAAGGCGGCGAAGACAGCTCAGCCATCAGCTATGCTCCGGGCTGAAGGCCTGCGTCAGTGTAATTGCGGTGCAGTTGGCCCATTGCCCGGCCGACAACTGCGTATAGTGCGGCGCGTCCACGGTCACCTCATAGACTCCGGGCACGGACAGCGCCGCCACGATCTGGCTGGGCACGATATCGCGCTGGATCTTCGACGCCAGATCGATTGCGAACTGCTGTGCCGCTGCGCTGGCAGCGGCAATCGTCTGGGTCGGATCCGCGTCGGCATACATCGTCACCGTCGCAACCATCTGATAATCCACTTCGACCACCGCGAGCGCGTTGACCGTGTCGGTCAGCGGCCTCACCGTCTCCGCGTTGACTGCGGCCTGCACTTTTGCGAGCAGCTCGCTGCTCGCTATACCCGCCAGATTCGGCGCGGGCGCGGGCTGAATAGTCACTGGCCCGGTGAGTACATATACATTCACCGTACCTGGTACCGGACTGACTATTTGCGCATCCACGATCGACGGGTCCGCGCCCATCGCGAAGAACCGGTAAGCCGCCACCGGACCCGCCGTGCTGAACTGATTCGGCGCCTGCTGGATTCGCATCCGCAAATGCTCGTCGGTCTCCGGCGCCGAGCCGTCCGCGGTCGGCGTCACGTTGCCCACGCTCGCGATCAGCGCACTCGGATTGATCTGTACCCGCACCTGTTCCGCAAGGTACCCGTTGGCAGCTTCGCCCGGCACTGTCGCCGCCGCGCCCACCAACCCCGTGATGGCTCCTGGAGCGATCGCGAGACTCGCAGTCGTCGCGAATGTGAAGTGCCCGTCGGCGGTGCCGATCAAGGTCCCCTTCGTGATAATAAACGGTACGGTTAGCGGCCCGGTCAGCGTGAATTGTAGCGTGGTCAGCGCCGGCTGCGCCGCCAACCGCGTGACGCCGAGCAACTGGCCAAGGTAATCAATCATCGGGAATATCGCGAACGCCAGTAGATTCTGCTCGCCCGCGAATTGAATCGCGTTTCTGACTAATGATTCCCGATACGCATATAGATTAATGAGTAATCGCTCGACCTGCGCCGGTTGCAGTATTCGTCCCGACGCCGCCTCAAATTCCGCGATCATATCGGCCAGGATCTTGTTCGGATCCAGTCCGTCGGCGTCGTTAACGAACACCGGCGGCGGCAGCGACGGGATACCTGCAGCCATCTTTGATTATCCTTTCCGCATCTCCGATGCGGCCTTGCGCTACGCCGCTCCGACTACCGTAATCGTCGTGCTTTGCAGCGGCGCCGACGCATTACCTAGTCGAAGCTGCCAGTTCAGCGTGACGTCGATATGCGCACCCGACTGACCTGCTCCGTCGTTGATCGGCTGCGCCGTCACTGATACCAGCGTCACTCGCGGCTCCCACCGCGCGATTGCCGTCGTCAGTTCGCTCACGATCGCCGGCAACGCCCGATCGATCGGATGATCGAGGTAACGCCAGATGTTTGAGCCGAATGTCGGCCTCAGCGGATCGGTGCCCTGCGGCGTCGTCGCGATTATCCCCAGGCACTGCTTCACGTCGTCGATTCCTTCAACCACCTCGCCAATCGCATCGAGCTTGAGCGACCAGTCCGCCGACCGGATATCTTCCAGCGAGATTGCGCCGACCGCCATCGTCAGCCCGCCACCACATCGCTGCTGGCCGTCACGATTCTTCCGACTAGCGTGCCGCCGTCGCTGTCCTGCACCTGGACCAAATCCCCCAGTCGCGCAACGCCGGCGACTTCGCCGCTGCCAAGCTGAACCTGCCCCGCGCCCCTGATAGTCACATTGCCGCCGGTATCGATTTCGATTTGTGCCCCGCTCGACGTCAGTTGAAAGTTCGCCCCCTCGGGCAGATTGATCGACATCGAATGATTGCCGCCGTCATACTTAATCTCGGCGCCGTCGTTGAACTGAAACTCGAGCAGATGCGCGCCGCGGTCATACTCGACGCTGGTGCCGTCTCGAAACCCGAAGCGCACGACGTCGGCACTGCTCGCCGGCGGCGGGTCCTCGCTCGAATAGATCGCGCCCAGCACCGCGCCGTCTTCGTCGCGAACATCCATCAGGCAGACCACCTGCTCGCCGACATCCGGCAGCCAGTAGCTCTTGTCATTTTTGGTCTTCGCGAACACGACCGGCAGCCACCACGAGATGACGTTGTCGTAATCCGGAAATACTACTCGCACCTTTGCCAGCGCAGGATCCTGCTCACGCACAATACCAACTCGAAACGCCGGAAGCCTCGAGTACGACGGACCGGCATAGGCCGCTAAATCTTTCATCGTGTGTATCTGAGTCCTGTTTCGAGACTAACTGGATTACTCATTTCGCATTTCCGATTCTGTTCGCGGCAATTGATGTCGTATAGCCACTCGCTCGATCGATTCGATGATGCGCAGTCTCAATTTGATAAATGCCGTCCAGCGCTTTCCAACCCTCGACTAGTACATTGCTCCCCGCTACCAGCTTTGTATTCCCTGGACCCTCGATTCGCATCTCGATCGATTCCGCGTTGTGCAATTCGAGCGCGGCGAGCGCCTTCGCCGACGCCTGAACCCCGTTTTCGCACCGCCTCACGATCTTAAGAATGTCTGCACCCGGCGCCGCGTGCGTCGCAGAGGCCGTCCCCGCGATCAATTGCTTCGTCGCGGGATCGAAGTATGAAACCTGCGCGCCGCCGTAAATTCGCCGAGTCCGGTTCTTGAACGAAAATCCGATCGCATCCGCACGCGACATCGTCACCGCGGCCGGGATCGCCTTCAACGCCGCGCAAGAGTAGAAAATGAGTTGCGAACCTCGAACCGTGAAATCGTAACCGTGCTCGATTGCCAGGCGCTTCAGAAATTCAAGATCGGTCTCGAGCCGCTGCGTAATTCGCTCAAACCCGATTCCACCTTCCTCGCTCTCTGCCGCCGCGATAAATTCGAGATCGTACTTCGCCGCGATGCCTCTCGCGATTTCCGTCACTGTCTGCTTCTCGTACCCGGCGCTGTTCCGCGTCCGCATCGCCGGCGTGATATACGACGCCAGGCCGCGCAGCCGCATCGTGTCCGGCGGTCCATCAAGCTCCAGTTCGTCCAGTTGAAAGTCCCCGCAATTGAATAGCTGCTCGCCGCGATAGCCAATCTGTACGTTCATCTGATCGCCCAGAACCGGATACCACGACCCTTGCCAGCGCTGCTGATGATCCTCGACCTGGATCTCGACCTCTCCGGAAGCTGCACTCAGCCTGTCGCTATAGCTAATCGCCAGTATCATCTGAGAAGTCTCAGTTGTTATCTCGACTCCATTGTAAGTGAGTACCCACTCTGGCGAGCGAACCTCAGATTCGATGTCTATAGCCATTACGCAGAAGCAGTCTTCGATCTCCACGGCGGCAGATCGGCGCTGACTACGGTACTCTCGGGTAATATAGGCACGTCGATCGTGATGCCCGCTTCAAATACTGGTTCGATTACTACTTTTGGATTCGCTCTTATTATTGGCGCGTATAGTGTGGCTATTCCGTAGTATCTATACGCGAGCAGGTCCCATCGTTCGCCTTGAGTAGTTACATGAACGACGAACCCCGCTTGATTAGTCATCGCGCGGCGCTCCGTACTATCGCGTTCACCGCTACATCACCGGCTTGCAGCGCCGGGCCTGTCGCGCCGCTCGCCGCTCGAAGTTGCAGCAATGCCGAAACTCCCTCCGCTCCCGCCGACTTTGAATTCTCCGCCGGCGCGATCAACGGCGCCGGCGCGGCAAGGATTTCTGGTCCGTCCGTCGTGACCCACTCCTTCAGCGACAGCGTCACGTTGATCGCTATCGGCGTCCCCAACGCGCTTGATTGATGCGTTCGAAATGCCATCGAGTGAATCACGAAGAAGCCCCGAAACCCTCCGTTGCCGAACACCAACGGTAACGCGCGATGCGCCGCGGCGGTCGATCTCAGCAATGACAATTGTGCGCTCGGATCGGTGAATGACGAATGCAGCATTATCTCCAGCTTCAGCCGCTCCAGCCCGTTTCCCAGCCATTGCAGCCGCGGCCGGCCTTCCAGCACGCGATGCTCCGCGAAATCGTACTCGCGCATCGACTCGAACGTCTCCGGCGATCCGATCACTTCAAACAAAATGTCTCCCAAAACTGCGAACACTCGATGCTCCTTCAGTACTCGGTGCGCTCGCGGCGTCCGGCTTCCTGCTGCAGTTCGTCGAATAGTTGCTCGCGATGCTTTCTGAGCGCGCTTGCCACCAGGTGTTCGATGTCGCCTCGATCGCCGCCGTTGTGAATGATCACTGTCGGCGCCGAGTGAATTGAAATACCTGGCGAGGGTTCTCCTGAAGTTCGCGACTGCCGCCCGCGGGCTGGCTCCGCGAATTCCGCCCGGTTGATTCGTGGCGCCGCGACGATCGCTTTCGCTGCAACTGCCGCCGCCGTATCGAACAGCGCCGTGGGTTCGCCAACCCGTCCGATTGCCACTCGCCCGCCCGATCGATCCTCCGCCGCTGCATACGCACGCCCTCCGCTGAGACCCGATTCACGATTCGCCCACCCGCTAACCATCGCCGCCTTCATCGAGGTGCTCCGCAGCAAATGAGCCACGTCGGCTATTCGATCACTTCCACGCGCTATCGATTCCGCCATTCCCGTTTGCTTTCCGATTCGCGCCGCGTTGCCCCCCGATTGTCCCGCCGCGGCGATTTCCGACTTCGGCATGGCTCTCGATGCGGCCGCGCTCTGCCCAAGTCCGTCTCCCACCGCGATGCCTTCTTCGATCCGCTCGACGTTGCGGATACTTTCCGCTGCCATCCAGGCACGTCTCCAGCTCAGCTCCTTCGGCATCACCGCTTGTCGCTGCCCGAACAGATCGATCGCACCGTTCATCGCGGCGATACTGGCCGCGAATCTCGCCGCGACATCTGCGCCGGGAAGATTCGACACGCCACCATCAGTTTGATCCGGGTCCATTCCAGCCGCTCCGCGCGGCGAATCAGATCCGTGCGCGCTCCCCACCTCCGCGATCTTCCTGCTCGCGCTAACCACTGAAATGCCTGCGCGCAAAAGTTCGCCGAGTCGTTGCACCTCACCGAGCGCGCGTATCGAGCCCGCCCTTCGCGGATTCTCATTCATGCTTGTTCGTCGCGGCATTTGTGATCTGCTGTTCAGCTCCCGAAATCCTGTTGCCTAGTGCCGCGCCTCGAATCCTGCTCGATCGAAAGGACGCCGTTGCGAAGTCGCGACCTCCACCCGCATCGGCCGGCCCGCCAGTTCCTTGCCGTTCAACAGGCTGAGAGCCGCGTTCGCAGCTTCCTCGGTCGCCATCTCGACAAACCCGAAACCTCGCGAGCGCCCGTCCAGCCGATCGCGCACGATTTCTGCCCGCACTACGGCGCCCGCCTCGGCAAAAGCCTCGTGCAGGTCGCTGTCGCCCAGGGCAAATCCGAGATTTCCTATGAATAGCCTCATTCCCATTTTACTCACCGTTCTCGACTAGCCATTTGCACTCAAATCTAATAGTCAGTTTGAAGAACTGACTATTGATGCCCTCCGCCGCGTTCGATGCCGGCGCGTTCGTACTCAGCCATCGCATCGAGCCAGTACGACAACTCCGCAAAATCCATCTCGCTCAGTTCCCGGACCGTGAATCCGGATCGAACGAGTCCTGCGAAGCTCGCTGCGGAGGGCGCTCGAAATTTTCGCCGACTACCTCCGCCTGCAGCGCCAGCACATCGGCGAGGTCCATCTCGAGCACGTCTTCGTACACCACTTTTCGCCCGTCCACCCGCGCCAATTCCGCGATCAGCGCGAACACCACTGCGCTCGCATCGCCTCCCGCAGCCACCCGCTGCGCCCGCATCAGATCGCGTCCCAGCCCCTTGCGCACTTCCGCCCGCGCGCCGGAAGGAAGTTCGATCGCCCGGCTGCTTTCCTGATCCTGCTCCGGATCTTTGACTCGCACGCCATTCACCTTAAGGTCTTCCGTCATCGTCGTCCGCTCCCGCTATTCAGCCCGGCCGATTTTGCCTCAGCCTCCGACATGCGATCGAAAATTCGACAACTGATCGACGCCGCCGACTACGTAGATGTTGGCGAACACGTCGTACAAGTATATTTGCACGCCGCCGACGAATAGTTCGCAGTGATAGATACTGACTACTGACGTCGTCTCGACCATGTGATGCTGCCGAAAGGTCGGACTGCCCGCATCTTTGAAGACTCCCGTCATCATGTACACCACCGCGAGTTCGGCGCTGCGCCCCTGGCTGGTGTACTGCTCCAGGTTCCCGCGCGCCTGGAACAGATGCGTCTTGAAGGGACTCGCCGACATCGCCAGCGTCTCCGCATCGAAGGACGACCACTTGATGCGCGATTCCAGCTTCTCGACGCCCGCCCACAGCTCGGCGGTTCCCGCCATGCCGAGCCCCTTGTAGTCGATCATCTTGTGCTTGGGATGCGCTATCTCGATCTCTTCGGCTCGTCCCAGCAGCCCGACTCCGTCGATATATATATTTGCATTAGTCAGTGAATTGATCTGGATATTCATTTGGCTATTCCTGTCAGAGCACTCCTGCGTCCACGGTGATTGGGCTCGTTTGACCGAGATGCTCGAGCAGCGTCACGTCGATAAAGGCTTTGAACGTGATTCGCTCCGCCGGCGGCGGCGGCATCACGTCGATATCGAAGGTCAGTTGGCCTGCCGCTATTTGCGCCGGCGGATTCTCGGCCGGATCGAAACTCGCCGCACCCGCCGCCAGTGCACCGCGCTGAATCAATGACCGGATGAACGCGTTCACGCTCGCCAGGATCGCATCGATCAACGCATTCGAGATCGGCTGATCGATAAACTCCAGCATCGCCAGTTCGACCGACTCCTCGATCACGTCCATCGTCCGCCGCACCGAAATGAAATTGTCCGCCGCCGCCGCCGACGGATACGCCGCGCTGCGATTTCCCCACACCCGCAGCCCCGTCGCGAACGCATTGAACACCGTCACGATCCCGGCCGCGTTCAGGCTATTCACGTCCGACGCCGGATCCAGGATCGACGCGTAGAGCTGGATGTCGGGACCGAGAATTCCCGCCACCGGCGTGTTCGACGGCGACCACCAATATCCTTTGGCCAGGTCCCGCGCCGCCATTCCGCCCGCCACCCATTGCGAATAGGGGCCGACCGCGTTCGCATTGAGTTTCGCGATCACCGGCGCCCCCGACGAGTCGAGCGTCACTCCCGTCGGAACGATCCCAGCGTCGAAGAACGTCTCCTGCGGGAAGCACAGCATCGCCCGCTTGCTCGACGATCCGAATGCGTTTTGACTGTCGTTCCGATTCGCGATCGCCGCCGCCACCGAGGTCGATGCCGGCGAATCGATCAGCGCCATCGCGCGGATCTTGTCCGCCAGCGTGCTCATCGGCGTCGCCACATCCGCGCTTTGCGAGAATCTCGGCGCGATCAGTATCTTCGCAAAAAATCCCAGCGTGCCGTACGTCGTCTGCAGCGCCTGCAAGCCGCTATAAACGCCGCCCGTCACCGAGCCGATCACGTCCGAGTCCGTCACCTTCGAAGGATCTGCGTACCGAAACGAGACCAGTACCGTCGCGCCCGGCGCGATACTTCCGCCCGACTCGCTTGCGACCATCTTGATAATGCCGTTGATGGCATCGACCGTATAGTCAGTTCCCTCCGAGTAAGTAGTACCCGCCGGTGAACTTGTGACTACTACATTCGACACGCCCATGTGGCCGAGATTAATCACGCCTTGCGTGTTGAATGTGAATGCAGTCGCTCCGATTGAGGTGAAATGCACCGCCGGATCGAATACGTTCACCACGATCACCTGCCCCGCGCCTTGCCCCTGGATCGCCGCCAGCGCGTAGGGAATCGTGTAGCCGCGCGTCAGCGGCCCGAACTTGGCCGCGTCGATCGCCGACGAAACCAGCGTCGGCTGGTTCGGCGCCGGAATCCCTGGCTGCGATGCCACTGCCCATTCGGGCGCGGTGCCGACCAGCCCGATCACGGCTGACTTGACCACCGTTACTGGCACCGGCCCATTAGGCACTTCGATTACTTCAATACCGTGCAAAAAACTCGCTGGCATGTATCACCTGTTACCTGGTTGAGCCGACTGGCTATTCGCGCGGCGCGACTGACTATTGCTTTCTAACGCTTCTAGTTGATTGGCTGGCTATCGCC from Candidatus Binatus sp. encodes the following:
- the murF gene encoding UDP-N-acetylmuramoyl-tripeptide--D-alanyl-D-alanine ligase, coding for MATPIPGNQCEFTLAEIAAATGAQVRDDLATKVRGVSIDTRAIATGALFVALRGESRDGHDHLDQAIQRGAAAAIVESGRHLAGIVCVEVPDTLVALGQLAQFHLARMRSVRLLPTIAIGGAAGKTTTKELTAAAARTVFGDTLATVGNLNNRIGVPMTIFTLASAHRAAVLECGTNLRGEIDALAQIVQPDCALVLNVDLEHTAGIGTLDDVADEEAALFSTTRRCAITSSEEPLVLARIPARLQRLTFGKSPDSDVRLESRTVGANGRARIRIALGPALCRDDDARRLDLQIDLLGETAALNCAAAIAGVAAMRGEPLTAGELRAIADALAVVQPVAGRLATSSIRGIRVIDDTYNSNPRSIRAALAAAREVADGLGARLVIAMGDMLELGAMSREAHEASVRDVIDLRPAAFVAVGPEMCAAKEVIAASSTTMLVTAPDSAAAAKLIASIVRAGDVLLIKGSRGMAMERILDSLRTP
- a CDS encoding TrkA family potassium uptake protein, translated to MAQKENRGANANRSRAGSDSAPQSGFLGSPARRLLFAITGIVVLLGAGAAGYILIEEMTFLDALYMSVITISTVGYREVKPLSAEGQIFTMVLIVTGVGTGLYLLAVAAEVVIEGQLRDFLGISAMQRKIHQLEKHVIVCGFGRFGRVVTEELKRHDVPVVVIESNPALEKELSRLEVLHVNGSALEDEILEEAGIQSARAIVVATDSDADNVYITLSAREKNPGIAIHARGESETGLRRLKSAGANQVISAYQRGGMRIASMILRPAVVDFLELATPGHGDEIDLEEIEIEPGSHAVGKTIEAVERGTAKLRVVALKRGDDPISIIPDPGTIVKEGDHLVAIGDAESLKHLADILEE
- a CDS encoding phage tail protein, with the translated sequence MAELSSPPSINDLRTQSLLVLIKRLGALELAPLLVYRIDSVPESALPFLAWQFDVLSPLWQLVAPLTVGVDALTNIDLLIDIDNLIEAEGVVVGGGLVDLAQRDLLKVAIPLHRLRGTPFAIKRALGALGWTAVDLLEGQATWGGNAYPASQGWSVFRVVINLKDGQEVEGAAIALARAAIDFFRPARSRLDSIWFSPPPIVDEAPLPNDSFTLDGDARDQLDAAPAPRDGALVITIGAQSLGDQIGPIMPLYDGHYRHSGITYGANEPILADSALTLNGAAVLHGG
- a CDS encoding baseplate J/gp47 family protein codes for the protein MAAGIPSLPPPVFVNDADGLDPNKILADMIAEFEAASGRILQPAQVERLLINLYAYRESLVRNAIQFAGEQNLLAFAIFPMIDYLGQLLGVTRLAAQPALTTLQFTLTGPLTVPFIITKGTLIGTADGHFTFATTASLAIAPGAITGLVGAAATVPGEAANGYLAEQVRVQINPSALIASVGNVTPTADGSAPETDEHLRMRIQQAPNQFSTAGPVAAYRFFAMGADPSIVDAQIVSPVPGTVNVYVLTGPVTIQPAPAPNLAGIASSELLAKVQAAVNAETVRPLTDTVNALAVVEVDYQMVATVTMYADADPTQTIAAASAAAQQFAIDLASKIQRDIVPSQIVAALSVPGVYEVTVDAPHYTQLSAGQWANCTAITLTQAFSPEHS
- a CDS encoding GPW/gp25 family protein; protein product: MAVGAISLEDIRSADWSLKLDAIGEVVEGIDDVKQCLGIIATTPQGTDPLRPTFGSNIWRYLDHPIDRALPAIVSELTTAIARWEPRVTLVSVTAQPINDGAGQSGAHIDVTLNWQLRLGNASAPLQSTTITVVGAA
- a CDS encoding phage baseplate assembly protein V; the protein is MKDLAAYAGPSYSRLPAFRVGIVREQDPALAKVRVVFPDYDNVISWWLPVVFAKTKNDKSYWLPDVGEQVVCLMDVRDEDGAVLGAIYSSEDPPPASSADVVRFGFRDGTSVEYDRGAHLLEFQFNDGAEIKYDGGNHSMSINLPEGANFQLTSSGAQIEIDTGGNVTIRGAGQVQLGSGEVAGVARLGDLVQVQDSDGGTLVGRIVTASSDVVAG
- a CDS encoding phage late control D family protein; amino-acid sequence: MILAISYSDRLSAASGEVEIQVEDHQQRWQGSWYPVLGDQMNVQIGYRGEQLFNCGDFQLDELELDGPPDTMRLRGLASYITPAMRTRNSAGYEKQTVTEIARGIAAKYDLEFIAAAESEEGGIGFERITQRLETDLEFLKRLAIEHGYDFTVRGSQLIFYSCAALKAIPAAVTMSRADAIGFSFKNRTRRIYGGAQVSYFDPATKQLIAGTASATHAAPGADILKIVRRCENGVQASAKALAALELHNAESIEMRIEGPGNTKLVAGSNVLVEGWKALDGIYQIETAHHRIDRASGYTTSIAANRIGNAK
- a CDS encoding tail protein X, with protein sequence MTNQAGFVVHVTTQGERWDLLAYRYYGIATLYAPIIRANPKVVIEPVFEAGITIDVPILPESTVVSADLPPWRSKTASA
- a CDS encoding phage tail protein; the protein is MFAVLGDILFEVIGSPETFESMREYDFAEHRVLEGRPRLQWLGNGLERLKLEIMLHSSFTDPSAQLSLLRSTAAAHRALPLVFGNGGFRGFFVIHSMAFRTHQSSALGTPIAINVTLSLKEWVTTDGPEILAAPAPLIAPAENSKSAGAEGVSALLQLRAASGATGPALQAGDVAVNAIVRSAAR
- a CDS encoding phage tail assembly protein; its protein translation is MTEDLKVNGVRVKDPEQDQESSRAIELPSGARAEVRKGLGRDLMRAQRVAAGGDASAVVFALIAELARVDGRKVVYEDVLEMDLADVLALQAEVVGENFERPPQRASQDSFDPDSRSGN
- a CDS encoding phage major tail tube protein — translated: MNIQINSLTNANIYIDGVGLLGRAEEIEIAHPKHKMIDYKGLGMAGTAELWAGVEKLESRIKWSSFDAETLAMSASPFKTHLFQARGNLEQYTSQGRSAELAVVYMMTGVFKDAGSPTFRQHHMVETTSVVSIYHCELFVGGVQIYLYDVFANIYVVGGVDQLSNFRSHVGG